A window from Carbonactinospora thermoautotrophica encodes these proteins:
- a CDS encoding IS1182 family transposase, whose protein sequence is MQGDWAGELVGPDVWETCRELIPSRSVFAFLAEHRERLFPREMFVDMYPSTNGRPSMPPQVLAAVVVLQTLHGLSDFETVQELRCDLRWKAACGLGLHDTAFDPSLLTYFRRRLQRSTDPNRLFTKVKEVVAATGVLKGKQRRVLDSTVLDDAVATQDTVTQLVAAIRRVIRDVPGAEQIAAQWCTAHDYTDPGKPRIAWNDQQARDTLVDALVTDAFNLLGRVPDRQLGEAAAGALGLLALVAGQDVEPADGSDGRDGRWRIAQRTTHDRLVSTVDPASRHIHKNRTRHQEGFRAHAAFEPEAGLFTEVALTAGSGADSHEAAVAQDLLAEEDDDLTVLGDTAYGTGDLRETLQADGHTLVIKPPPLRQAVPGGFTTDDFQVDTQAGHVTCPAGHTKALGRPLANGNRQAQFKTLCRTCPLRERCTRSKTGRTVNVHPRYDLLKAARDQAATSQEWQDEYRRWRPPVERAIAWLVAKGNRRVPYRGVLKNNTWLHNRAAALNLRRLINLGLTHTSGTWTLAPTPA, encoded by the coding sequence ATGCAGGGGGACTGGGCTGGTGAGCTGGTCGGGCCGGATGTCTGGGAGACGTGCCGGGAGCTGATCCCGTCCAGGAGCGTGTTTGCGTTCCTGGCCGAGCACCGGGAGAGGCTGTTCCCGCGAGAGATGTTCGTGGACATGTACCCCTCGACGAACGGACGGCCGAGCATGCCGCCGCAGGTCCTGGCGGCCGTCGTGGTGCTGCAGACGCTGCATGGGCTGTCGGACTTCGAGACGGTCCAGGAGCTGCGCTGCGACCTGCGGTGGAAGGCCGCCTGCGGGCTGGGCCTGCACGACACCGCGTTCGACCCGTCGCTGCTGACCTACTTCCGTCGGCGCCTGCAACGCTCGACGGATCCGAACCGGCTGTTCACCAAGGTCAAGGAAGTCGTCGCGGCCACCGGTGTCCTCAAGGGCAAGCAGCGCCGGGTGTTGGACTCCACCGTGCTGGACGACGCGGTCGCCACCCAAGACACCGTCACCCAACTGGTCGCCGCGATCCGCCGGGTCATCCGCGACGTCCCCGGCGCCGAGCAGATCGCCGCCCAGTGGTGCACCGCCCACGACTACACCGACCCCGGCAAGCCGAGGATCGCCTGGAATGACCAGCAGGCGCGGGACACACTGGTGGACGCCCTGGTCACCGACGCTTTCAACCTGCTCGGTCGCGTGCCCGACCGGCAGCTCGGCGAGGCGGCGGCAGGCGCTCTGGGACTGCTGGCGCTGGTCGCGGGCCAAGACGTCGAGCCCGCCGACGGCTCCGACGGCCGCGACGGCCGCTGGCGGATCGCCCAGCGCACCACCCACGACCGCCTGGTGTCCACCGTCGATCCCGCCTCCCGGCACATCCACAAGAACCGCACCCGCCACCAGGAGGGCTTCCGCGCCCACGCCGCGTTCGAGCCTGAGGCGGGACTGTTCACCGAGGTCGCCCTCACCGCCGGCAGCGGCGCGGACAGCCACGAGGCCGCCGTCGCCCAGGACCTCCTCGCCGAGGAGGACGACGATCTGACCGTGCTCGGCGACACCGCCTACGGCACCGGCGACCTGCGCGAGACCCTTCAAGCCGACGGCCACACCCTGGTGATCAAACCGCCGCCGCTGCGGCAGGCCGTCCCCGGCGGCTTCACCACCGACGACTTCCAGGTCGACACCCAGGCCGGCCACGTCACCTGCCCGGCCGGCCACACCAAAGCCCTCGGCCGCCCCCTCGCGAACGGCAACCGCCAGGCCCAGTTCAAGACCCTTTGCCGCACCTGCCCACTGCGCGAACGCTGCACCCGCTCCAAGACCGGACGCACCGTCAACGTCCACCCCCGGTACGACCTCCTCAAAGCCGCCCGAGACCAGGCCGCCACCAGCCAGGAATGGCAGGACGAGTACCGCCGCTGGCGACCACCCGTCGAACGCGCCATCGCCTGGCTGGTCGCCAAAGGCAACCGCCGCGTCCCCTACCGCGGCGTCCTCAAGAACAACACCTGGCTTCACAACCGCGCCGCCGCACTCAACCTCCGCCGCCTGATCAACCTCGGACTGACCCACACCAGCGGCACCTGGACACTCGCTCCCACCCCCGCATAA
- a CDS encoding SsgA family sporulation/cell division regulator, giving the protein MKGRAQTTVSCELQLRLVVSSGSSVPVPAELRYETSDPYAVHATFHTGESESVDWVFARDLLADGLRHAAGAGDVRVWPIRRRGQDLVCIALSSPEGHALLEAPARMLQSFLDRTNAVVRPGTEHRYFDIDVELAQLLADRTD; this is encoded by the coding sequence ATGAAAGGTCGAGCCCAGACCACGGTGAGCTGCGAGCTCCAGCTGCGACTCGTCGTGTCGAGCGGCTCCTCGGTACCCGTACCGGCGGAGCTGCGCTACGAAACATCCGATCCATACGCGGTGCATGCCACGTTCCATACCGGCGAGAGCGAGAGCGTCGACTGGGTCTTCGCCCGCGACCTGCTCGCTGACGGCCTCCGCCATGCCGCGGGGGCCGGGGACGTCCGCGTCTGGCCGATCCGGCGTCGGGGTCAGGACCTGGTCTGTATCGCCCTGAGCTCGCCGGAGGGCCACGCGCTGCTGGAGGCGCCGGCCAGGATGCTGCAGTCGTTCCTGGACCGGACAAACGCAGTGGTACGTCCCGGCACCGAACACCGGTACTTCGACATCGACGTGGAACTGGCCCAGCTCCTGGCCGACAGGACCGACTAG
- a CDS encoding TIGR02611 family protein, whose protein sequence is MRSLAPRFVRRRPALHVTWRVAVFFLGVAILVAGLAMIFLPGPGWGGIIVGLAVLATEFVWAQRALLWARRQAIRAKERALDPVHRRRNLMIAMAAGVVVAMAAGVVVASGAGAFLWRQGLPW, encoded by the coding sequence TTGCGCAGCCTGGCGCCGCGGTTCGTCCGGCGACGGCCGGCGTTGCACGTCACCTGGCGGGTGGCGGTCTTCTTCCTGGGCGTGGCGATCCTGGTGGCCGGGCTCGCGATGATCTTCCTGCCCGGACCCGGCTGGGGCGGGATCATCGTCGGCCTGGCGGTGCTCGCGACCGAGTTCGTCTGGGCCCAACGGGCCTTGCTGTGGGCACGCCGCCAGGCCATCCGGGCCAAGGAGCGCGCCCTGGACCCCGTCCATCGTCGCCGCAACCTGATGATCGCCATGGCCGCCGGAGTAGTGGTCGCCATGGCCGCCGGAGTAGTGGTCGCCAGCGGCGCCGGGGCGTTCCTGTGGCGGCAAGGCCTGCCGTGGTAG
- a CDS encoding NF041680 family putative transposase encodes MTAIVDYPGGLRLPAPPRRDARAALVAFRRGWYGCLRRRRDALFELGDALLGSAGPVTSLPHLSLEPLFRRGHGSLYAALAEGDVDTDAVRDLLAAHRPAGWPPVFAVDASTWVRCDAETSPGRGFYYHPSRHSAGQPIVAGWSYQWVAQLSWRPDSWTAPVDVCRIHPHEDAVDVTVRQVTAVAERLAAGGVAQRPLFVFDAGYDPIALSEGLAGQDVQILVRIRADRVFYADPPPRLPGVGGRPRRHGARFACADPATWPPPTAQLTCRDTQYGTVTVRAWSGLHPKLAGRGRHTGAVPPIVPGTIVRVQVQRLPTACGRNKALWLWWAGSGSADLDVLWRAYVRRFDIEHTLRFVKNTLGWVIPAVRTPEQADRWTWIIVAAYTQLRLARTAVADQRLPWERPLPPTKLTPTRVRRGFLRLHPAIGTPASPPKPSGRGPGRPKGSRTRPAQRHPAIKKTHTAASGTG; translated from the coding sequence GTGACTGCCATTGTGGACTATCCGGGCGGGTTGAGGCTGCCCGCCCCGCCCCGGCGGGACGCCCGGGCCGCGCTGGTGGCGTTCCGCCGGGGCTGGTACGGATGTCTGCGCCGGCGCCGGGACGCGTTGTTCGAGCTCGGTGATGCGTTGCTGGGTTCGGCGGGGCCGGTGACCTCGTTGCCGCACCTGTCGTTGGAGCCGCTGTTTCGGCGTGGGCACGGCAGCCTGTATGCGGCTCTCGCCGAGGGTGATGTCGACACCGATGCGGTGCGGGACCTGCTGGCGGCGCACCGTCCGGCCGGCTGGCCGCCGGTGTTCGCGGTGGACGCCAGCACGTGGGTGCGCTGCGACGCGGAGACCAGCCCGGGCCGCGGGTTCTACTATCACCCCTCGCGGCATTCGGCGGGGCAGCCGATCGTGGCGGGCTGGTCGTATCAGTGGGTCGCCCAGTTGTCGTGGCGGCCCGACTCGTGGACCGCTCCGGTCGACGTGTGCCGCATCCATCCGCACGAGGACGCCGTCGACGTGACGGTCAGGCAGGTCACCGCGGTGGCCGAGCGACTGGCCGCCGGCGGCGTGGCGCAGCGGCCGTTGTTTGTGTTCGATGCCGGCTATGACCCGATCGCATTGAGCGAAGGCCTGGCCGGGCAGGACGTGCAGATTTTGGTGCGGATCCGCGCTGACCGGGTCTTCTACGCCGACCCGCCACCGCGCCTCCCGGGCGTGGGTGGGCGTCCGCGGCGGCACGGCGCACGGTTCGCCTGCGCTGACCCGGCCACCTGGCCGCCGCCGACCGCCCAGTTGACCTGCCGCGACACCCAATACGGCACGGTCACCGTGCGCGCCTGGTCCGGGCTGCACCCCAAACTCGCCGGCCGGGGCCGGCACACCGGCGCCGTCCCACCGATCGTGCCCGGCACGATCGTGCGGGTCCAGGTGCAACGCCTGCCCACGGCGTGCGGGCGGAACAAGGCCCTGTGGCTGTGGTGGGCCGGGTCTGGCAGTGCGGACCTGGACGTGTTGTGGCGGGCGTACGTGCGCCGCTTCGACATCGAGCACACCCTGCGCTTTGTCAAGAACACCCTGGGCTGGGTCATCCCGGCGGTGCGTACCCCCGAGCAGGCCGACCGGTGGACCTGGATCATCGTGGCCGCCTACACCCAGCTACGGTTGGCCCGCACCGCCGTCGCGGACCAACGACTGCCCTGGGAACGACCACTGCCGCCGACCAAACTCACCCCGACCCGCGTCCGACGAGGTTTTCTGCGACTCCACCCCGCGATCGGCACCCCCGCCAGTCCGCCGAAACCCTCCGGACGCGGCCCCGGCCGACCCAAAGGCAGCCGAACAAGACCAGCTCAACGCCACCCCGCAATCAAGAAAACCCACACCGCTGCCAGCGGTACGGGTTAA
- a CDS encoding MmyB family transcriptional regulator, whose translation MQQILDSMATTRAFVRNSRLHVLGTNLLGSVLYSPVFGSPTRASDVSPPNVARFRFLDPRRA comes from the coding sequence ATCCAGCAGATCCTCGACAGCATGGCAACCACCCGCGCTTTCGTCCGCAACAGCCGGCTCCACGTCCTCGGCACTAACCTCCTCGGCAGCGTCCTGTACTCGCCGGTCTTCGGCAGCCCGACTCGCGCCAGCGACGTCTCCCCACCCAACGTCGCCCGCTTCCGGTTCCTGGACCCTCGCCGCGCGTGA
- a CDS encoding transposase family protein, which produces MGQVISAAQAGWITPFTGLTPRQFRKLVRTVAERGGDRIADGRACRPWRLCLADRVLLVAVYWRTNLTLRQVGPLFGISHAAAHRVVETVGPLLALAPARRRSVDQVCIVDGTLVPTRDRRLAERSKNYRYSTNLQVAIDADTRLVVAVGDPQPGNRNDCRAYRESGIDQVLAGRPVMADGGYQGNPGVIIPYRRPRDGTPLPEWQEELNAVHRSVRARIEHTLARMKCWKILRDYRRKAHTLRDTAAGIAFLHNLALTG; this is translated from the coding sequence ATGGGTCAGGTGATCTCTGCTGCTCAGGCGGGGTGGATCACTCCGTTCACCGGGTTGACACCCCGGCAGTTCCGCAAGCTGGTGCGTACCGTGGCCGAGCGGGGCGGGGACAGGATCGCCGACGGTCGCGCCTGCCGGCCGTGGCGATTGTGTCTGGCGGATCGGGTGTTGCTGGTCGCGGTGTACTGGCGCACGAACCTGACGTTGCGGCAGGTCGGCCCGCTGTTCGGGATCTCCCATGCCGCGGCGCACCGGGTCGTGGAGACGGTGGGGCCGCTGCTGGCCCTGGCCCCGGCCCGGCGCCGCAGCGTCGATCAGGTGTGCATCGTGGACGGCACCCTGGTGCCCACCCGGGATCGCCGTCTGGCGGAGCGCAGCAAGAACTACCGGTACTCGACCAACCTCCAGGTCGCGATCGACGCCGACACCCGCCTGGTCGTCGCCGTCGGGGACCCCCAGCCGGGCAACCGCAACGACTGCCGGGCCTACCGCGAGTCCGGCATTGACCAGGTCCTGGCTGGCAGGCCTGTCATGGCCGACGGGGGCTATCAGGGCAACCCGGGCGTGATCATCCCCTACCGTAGGCCCCGGGACGGCACGCCCCTGCCGGAGTGGCAGGAGGAGCTCAACGCGGTCCATCGCAGCGTCCGGGCTCGGATCGAGCACACCCTGGCGAGGATGAAGTGTTGGAAGATCCTGCGCGATTACCGGCGCAAGGCCCATACCCTGCGCGACACCGCCGCCGGCATCGCCTTCCTGCACAACCTCGCCCTCACTGGTTGA
- a CDS encoding maleylpyruvate isomerase family mycothiol-dependent enzyme yields MRIVARAADLPASDPDEAADLAEAELTALLDLLYRLAPGDWIRPTACARWTVHDVVAHVLGQVEEAVHPGKTLLRIVRGRHRHPELDRLDARNECQVDDYRGLPGPVLVDRLARFRQRLAPAIRRRPRLLGVVRVPAPSRRLRPGYLDDAVFPRELWMHRADVAAATSRPFVVDGHDRRIIEQAVRDLGRSWTGPPVVLRLTGTVDAAWLLGHGDPVGTVHVDAVRYLRALAGRERRPGLRVEGDDRLRSLATAARIPF; encoded by the coding sequence ATGCGGATCGTGGCCCGCGCCGCCGACCTCCCCGCCAGCGACCCCGACGAGGCGGCGGACCTCGCCGAGGCGGAGCTCACCGCGCTGCTCGACCTGCTGTACCGGCTCGCGCCCGGCGACTGGATCAGGCCCACCGCCTGTGCCCGCTGGACCGTGCACGACGTGGTCGCGCACGTGCTCGGCCAGGTCGAGGAGGCCGTCCACCCGGGGAAGACCCTGCTCCGGATCGTGCGCGGCCGGCACCGCCATCCCGAGCTGGACCGGCTCGACGCGCGCAACGAGTGCCAGGTGGACGACTACCGCGGCCTGCCGGGGCCGGTGCTGGTCGACCGCCTGGCCCGGTTCCGGCAGCGGCTGGCCCCGGCCATCCGGCGGCGCCCACGCCTGCTCGGGGTGGTCCGTGTCCCGGCGCCGTCCCGCCGACTCCGCCCCGGGTACCTCGACGACGCGGTCTTCCCCCGCGAACTGTGGATGCACCGCGCCGACGTCGCCGCGGCCACCAGCAGGCCGTTCGTCGTCGACGGGCACGACCGCAGGATCATCGAGCAGGCCGTCCGCGACCTCGGGCGGTCCTGGACCGGCCCGCCGGTCGTCCTGCGTCTCACCGGCACGGTGGACGCCGCCTGGCTGCTCGGCCACGGCGACCCGGTCGGGACCGTCCACGTCGACGCCGTGCGCTACCTGCGCGCGCTCGCCGGCCGCGAGCGCCGCCCGGGCCTGCGCGTCGAGGGGGACGACCGGCTCCGTTCCCTGGCGACGGCCGCCCGGATCCCCTTCTGA
- the trhA gene encoding PAQR family membrane homeostasis protein TrhA: MAGRVGDRLEEIGDAIKPRLRGWLHAAAFPLVLVAGIVLVWLAPSTPARVAAAVYAVASALLFGVSAAYHRGRWSPRTREMLRRFDHSNIYLLIAGTYTPMALLALEGTTRVTVLAVVWAGAIIGVLFRVLWIGAPRWLYTPLYIALGWVAAFVLPPLLEGAGVTSVVFAVVGGVLYSVGGLVYGLRRPDPSPRWFGFHEVFHAFTLAAYAAQYVAVSLVTYQAA; this comes from the coding sequence ATGGCCGGGCGCGTCGGGGACCGGCTGGAGGAGATCGGCGACGCGATCAAACCGCGGCTGCGGGGATGGCTGCACGCGGCCGCGTTCCCGCTGGTGCTCGTGGCCGGGATCGTGCTGGTGTGGCTGGCGCCGTCGACACCTGCGCGGGTCGCGGCGGCCGTGTACGCGGTGGCGTCGGCGCTGTTGTTCGGGGTCTCGGCCGCGTACCACCGGGGGCGGTGGTCACCCCGGACGCGGGAGATGTTGCGCCGGTTCGACCACTCGAACATCTACTTGTTGATCGCCGGCACCTACACGCCCATGGCGCTGCTCGCGCTGGAGGGCACGACCCGGGTGACCGTGCTGGCCGTGGTCTGGGCGGGCGCGATCATCGGGGTGCTGTTCCGGGTGCTGTGGATCGGCGCGCCCCGCTGGCTGTACACGCCGCTGTACATCGCGCTGGGCTGGGTGGCCGCGTTCGTGCTGCCGCCGCTGCTGGAGGGGGCCGGCGTGACCAGCGTGGTGTTCGCGGTCGTCGGCGGCGTGCTGTACAGCGTGGGCGGGCTGGTGTACGGGCTGCGCCGGCCGGACCCCTCGCCGCGCTGGTTCGGGTTCCACGAGGTGTTCCACGCGTTCACCCTGGCCGCGTACGCGGCCCAGTACGTCGCGGTGTCGCTGGTGACCTACCAGGCGGCCTGA
- a CDS encoding VIT1/CCC1 transporter family protein — protein sequence MADKRDEKVIRRWQELLASERDAAALYERLAAVETGERRAVLLELAQIERRHAAYWENKLREAGADIPAPGGASTRTRVLGLLARWFSTSTVLPLVERGEWADAGRYDDEPDATAWMAAEERGHARAIGALINGGRPDPQEQIARRETWHRGDRSGALRAAVFGVSDGLVSNTALVMGFAGSGAPRTTILLAGIAGLLAGAFSMAAGEYVSMSSQREMYQRELTLEAQELAENPAEERDELVLLYRAKGLDRAQAEQIADRIMANRDVALDTLAREELGLDPEELGSPWRAALSSFLAFTVGAFVVVLPYLFGGGTAAFVAAVTLSLLALVAVGAGIGVLNARPVLRSAARQVLVGGTAALVTYGVGLLIGVSVS from the coding sequence ATGGCCGACAAGCGGGATGAAAAAGTCATCCGGCGCTGGCAGGAGTTGCTCGCCAGCGAACGGGACGCCGCCGCCTTGTACGAGCGCTTGGCCGCCGTCGAGACCGGGGAACGCCGGGCCGTGCTGCTCGAACTCGCCCAGATCGAGCGGCGGCACGCCGCCTACTGGGAGAACAAGCTGCGCGAGGCTGGCGCCGACATCCCGGCGCCGGGTGGGGCGAGCACGCGCACGCGCGTCCTGGGCCTGCTGGCCCGATGGTTCTCCACATCGACGGTGCTTCCGCTCGTGGAGCGTGGCGAGTGGGCCGACGCTGGGCGCTATGACGACGAGCCGGACGCCACGGCTTGGATGGCGGCCGAGGAGCGCGGCCACGCCAGGGCCATCGGCGCCCTCATCAACGGTGGCCGGCCCGACCCGCAGGAGCAGATCGCCCGCCGGGAAACGTGGCACCGCGGTGACCGTTCCGGCGCGCTGCGCGCCGCGGTGTTCGGGGTCAGCGACGGCCTGGTGTCCAACACCGCGCTGGTGATGGGCTTCGCCGGCTCCGGGGCGCCGCGCACCACGATCCTGCTGGCCGGGATCGCCGGGCTGCTGGCCGGCGCGTTCTCCATGGCGGCCGGGGAGTACGTGTCCATGTCCAGCCAGCGGGAGATGTACCAGCGGGAGCTGACCCTGGAGGCGCAGGAACTGGCGGAGAACCCGGCCGAGGAACGCGACGAGCTGGTGCTGCTCTACCGGGCGAAAGGCCTCGACCGGGCGCAGGCCGAGCAGATCGCGGACCGGATCATGGCGAACCGCGACGTCGCGCTGGACACGCTGGCACGCGAGGAACTCGGCCTGGACCCCGAGGAGCTGGGCTCGCCGTGGCGGGCCGCCCTGTCCAGCTTCCTCGCCTTCACCGTGGGCGCGTTCGTGGTGGTCCTGCCGTACCTGTTCGGCGGCGGCACGGCGGCGTTCGTGGCGGCTGTCACGCTCTCCCTGCTCGCCCTGGTCGCCGTCGGCGCCGGGATCGGCGTGCTCAACGCCCGCCCCGTGCTGCGGTCGGCGGCCCGGCAGGTACTTGTCGGCGGTACGGCCGCCCTGGTCACGTACGGGGTGGGGCTCCTGATCGGGGTGTCGGTGTCGTAG
- a CDS encoding cation:proton antiporter regulatory subunit, with protein sequence MEVEQTVLPGIGHRHDFATRSGRRIGVVTHRTGRLDLLIYDANDPDTCSESVELTREEADTLAELLGAPRMVERLAELRRQAEGLVSEQVPVPADSPYIGRTLADTEARKRTGASIVAVVRRGEVHVSPPPSFRLEAGDGLVVVGTAEGTAAVAQLLRDG encoded by the coding sequence ATGGAGGTTGAACAGACAGTCTTGCCCGGCATCGGGCATCGGCACGATTTCGCCACCCGCTCCGGTCGTCGCATCGGTGTGGTCACGCATCGCACCGGGCGGCTGGATCTGCTGATCTACGACGCGAACGACCCAGATACCTGCAGCGAGTCGGTGGAGTTGACCCGGGAGGAAGCCGACACCCTGGCCGAGTTGCTGGGGGCGCCGCGCATGGTGGAGCGGCTGGCCGAGCTGCGGCGCCAGGCCGAGGGTCTGGTCAGCGAGCAGGTGCCGGTCCCGGCCGATTCCCCCTACATCGGACGCACGCTGGCGGATACGGAGGCCCGTAAGCGTACCGGCGCCTCGATCGTGGCGGTGGTGCGACGGGGCGAGGTGCACGTCAGCCCCCCGCCGTCCTTCCGGCTCGAGGCTGGCGACGGCCTGGTCGTGGTGGGCACCGCCGAGGGCACCGCGGCGGTCGCCCAGCTCCTGCGGGACGGGTGA
- a CDS encoding cation:proton antiporter, whose protein sequence is MHGATLLELGGVILGLGFLGMLASRVGISPIPLYLLAGLAFGAGGILPLATSEEFIEIGAEIGVILLLLSLGLEYTASELVTNLRRQAPAGVVDLVLNFTPGFGLALLLGWGPVTAVAMGGVTYATSSGITAKLLGDLGWIGNRETPVVLSLLVLEDLAMALYLPILTVLLADVGLLDGSVTVALAVATLGVVFLIALRFGGLVERIVAARDDEVLLLKVFGLTLLVAGLAQQLRVSAAVGAFLVGITLSGTVAHTAAELLRPLRDLFAAVFFVFFGLQTDPAALPAVILPALALALVTAITKIATGYWAARRARIGPMGRARAGTALVPRGEFNIVIAGLAVAAGATPELGTTAAAYVLSLAVLGPLAARAVEPLLRWWMRRRPPVSQRSGTEPAIPRPDQDQAPDSTPTG, encoded by the coding sequence ATGCACGGAGCCACCCTTCTCGAACTCGGTGGCGTGATACTCGGGCTGGGCTTCCTCGGCATGCTCGCCAGCCGGGTCGGCATCTCTCCGATCCCGCTGTACCTGCTGGCCGGACTCGCCTTCGGCGCCGGGGGCATCCTGCCGCTGGCCACGAGCGAGGAGTTCATCGAGATCGGCGCTGAGATCGGCGTGATCCTGCTGCTGCTCAGCCTCGGCCTGGAGTACACCGCCAGCGAGCTGGTGACGAACCTGCGGCGCCAGGCGCCGGCCGGCGTGGTCGACCTCGTGCTCAACTTCACGCCGGGTTTCGGCTTGGCCCTCCTTCTCGGCTGGGGGCCGGTGACCGCGGTCGCGATGGGTGGGGTCACCTATGCGACGTCTTCGGGCATCACCGCGAAGCTGCTGGGGGACCTGGGCTGGATCGGTAACCGCGAGACCCCTGTCGTGCTCTCCCTGTTGGTCCTGGAAGACCTGGCCATGGCGCTGTACCTGCCGATCCTCACCGTGCTGCTGGCCGACGTGGGGCTGCTCGACGGTTCGGTGACCGTGGCACTGGCCGTGGCCACGCTCGGGGTGGTCTTCCTCATCGCGCTGCGGTTCGGCGGCTTGGTGGAGAGGATCGTCGCCGCTCGCGACGACGAGGTCCTGCTGCTCAAGGTGTTCGGTCTGACGCTGCTGGTCGCGGGCCTCGCCCAGCAGTTGCGGGTCTCCGCCGCCGTCGGAGCCTTCCTCGTCGGGATCACCTTGTCCGGCACCGTCGCGCACACGGCGGCCGAACTGCTGCGGCCGTTGCGTGACCTGTTCGCCGCGGTCTTCTTCGTCTTCTTCGGCCTGCAGACCGACCCCGCCGCTCTCCCCGCGGTCATCCTCCCGGCCCTGGCGCTGGCCCTGGTGACCGCCATCACCAAGATCGCCACCGGTTACTGGGCGGCCCGCCGGGCCAGGATCGGCCCGATGGGGCGGGCGCGAGCCGGCACCGCGCTGGTGCCTCGAGGGGAGTTCAACATCGTCATCGCCGGACTGGCCGTCGCCGCCGGAGCCACCCCGGAGCTCGGCACCACGGCCGCCGCCTATGTGCTGTCCCTGGCGGTGCTCGGGCCCCTGGCCGCCCGCGCCGTCGAGCCCCTTCTGCGCTGGTGGATGCGCCGCCGGCCCCCCGTCTCGCAGCGGTCGGGCACGGAACCCGCCATCCCGCGCCCGGACCAGGACCAGGCGCCGGACTCGACACCCACCGGTTGA
- a CDS encoding pirin family protein: MPAVTADTLTLPRLPRLPETGTAWRPVAKTVTARRHLEGEGFVVRRPFPGMDLSLADPFLLLDHMGAVEYAPGEAKGTPWHPHRGFETVTYVIDGALEHQDTTGGGGLITDGATQWMTAGSGIQHIETPPEHLVARGGLFHGVQLWVNLPRAQKWVPPRYQDIKARDVALVAGADGASLVRVIAGELAGHTGPGVTYTPITYLHATVAPGSRLALPWPRDFNALVYVLAGRGFVGPERRPLEEGQLAVFGPGDALIVQAADTQPLASRDGWEVLVLGGLPIREPIARYGPFVMNTRAEIIQAIEDYQAGRMGVIPPVPHRTSADESLPGGSA, from the coding sequence ATGCCTGCCGTCACCGCCGACACCCTGACCCTGCCGCGGCTGCCGCGCCTGCCCGAGACCGGCACCGCCTGGCGACCGGTGGCGAAGACCGTCACCGCCAGGCGGCACCTGGAGGGCGAGGGCTTCGTGGTGCGCCGCCCGTTCCCCGGCATGGACCTGTCGCTCGCCGACCCGTTCCTGCTGCTCGACCACATGGGCGCGGTCGAGTACGCACCAGGCGAGGCCAAGGGCACCCCCTGGCACCCCCACCGGGGCTTCGAGACCGTCACCTACGTGATCGACGGCGCCCTGGAGCACCAGGACACGACCGGCGGCGGCGGCCTCATCACCGACGGTGCCACCCAGTGGATGACCGCCGGCAGCGGGATCCAGCACATAGAGACCCCGCCGGAGCACCTGGTGGCCAGGGGCGGCCTGTTCCACGGTGTGCAGTTGTGGGTGAACCTGCCCCGGGCCCAGAAGTGGGTGCCCCCGCGCTACCAGGACATCAAGGCTCGCGACGTGGCCCTGGTCGCCGGCGCCGACGGCGCTTCCCTGGTCCGGGTCATCGCCGGCGAACTGGCCGGGCACACCGGCCCGGGCGTCACGTACACCCCGATCACGTACCTGCACGCGACCGTCGCCCCCGGGTCGCGGCTCGCGCTGCCCTGGCCCCGGGACTTCAACGCGCTGGTGTACGTGCTGGCCGGGCGCGGCTTCGTCGGCCCGGAGCGGCGGCCGCTGGAGGAGGGCCAGCTCGCGGTCTTCGGCCCCGGCGACGCGCTGATCGTCCAGGCCGCGGACACCCAGCCGCTGGCCAGCCGCGACGGCTGGGAGGTGCTCGTCCTGGGCGGCCTGCCGATCCGGGAGCCGATCGCCCGGTACGGGCCGTTCGTGATGAACACCCGGGCCGAGATCATCCAGGCGATCGAGGACTACCAGGCCGGTCGCATGGGGGTGATCCCGCCGGTGCCGCACCGCACCAGCGCGGACGAGAGCCTGCCGGGCGGATCAGCCTGA